The following proteins come from a genomic window of Corynebacterium falsenii:
- a CDS encoding enoyl-CoA hydratase/isomerase family protein produces MSAAQENTQPHIRSFVRGTTGVIELDRPKALNSLDLEMLRGIDDALDKWEHDNAVQQIVITSSKDRAFCAGGDVRWVREEDARGNYAAGDDFFEEEYRLNLRLGKFHKPLVALLEGVVMGGGFGISAHGSHRIVTPRTLGAMPEMAIGFVPDVGMSYTLTHLDVSPVMGLFIGLTGWRLSPADMLYTGLGTHAVEDIHAFLDDLCAVDSRSEDALHAALSKHALSDEDFAKLVDNPQSELQTHREFIEQTFASGSWVDIQNRLADATAAAQKESPSEEDAPDDPQNFRAFLDKVNDAIAVANPESLVAAVELFRRSTKTDLETALDNERAVGNQLRRQENFLEGVRAVLIDKDRNASFDPSDARDVDVEKWRQLLS; encoded by the coding sequence ATGTCTGCAGCACAGGAAAATACCCAGCCCCACATCCGATCGTTCGTTCGTGGCACCACGGGGGTGATCGAACTCGATCGCCCAAAGGCTCTCAACTCCTTGGATCTTGAGATGCTCCGCGGCATCGATGATGCCCTCGATAAGTGGGAGCACGACAATGCCGTCCAACAGATCGTCATTACGTCGAGTAAGGATCGAGCCTTCTGCGCCGGCGGCGATGTTCGGTGGGTCAGGGAGGAAGACGCTCGCGGCAACTACGCAGCAGGAGATGACTTCTTCGAAGAGGAGTATCGCCTGAACTTGCGGTTGGGTAAGTTCCACAAGCCACTTGTGGCTCTGCTGGAAGGTGTTGTCATGGGGGGTGGCTTTGGCATCTCGGCCCATGGCTCGCATCGAATCGTGACACCGCGAACGCTCGGCGCCATGCCGGAGATGGCCATTGGCTTCGTCCCAGATGTTGGCATGAGCTACACCCTCACGCATCTCGATGTGAGCCCTGTCATGGGACTATTCATCGGCCTCACCGGTTGGCGTCTCAGCCCCGCTGACATGCTCTACACGGGCCTGGGCACCCACGCGGTGGAGGATATTCATGCCTTCCTCGACGATCTCTGCGCGGTGGACAGCCGTTCCGAGGACGCGCTTCACGCCGCTTTGTCCAAGCACGCCCTCAGCGATGAGGACTTCGCGAAGCTTGTCGACAACCCCCAGTCCGAACTGCAAACCCACCGCGAGTTCATTGAGCAGACGTTTGCGAGCGGTTCGTGGGTCGATATTCAGAATCGCTTGGCAGATGCGACAGCGGCGGCACAGAAGGAATCGCCCAGCGAGGAAGATGCCCCAGACGATCCCCAGAACTTCCGCGCCTTCCTCGACAAAGTGAATGATGCGATCGCCGTTGCCAACCCGGAAAGCCTCGTGGCTGCCGTGGAGCTATTCCGACGTAGCACGAAAACGGATCTCGAAACTGCGCTGGATAATGAGCGTGCCGTGGGCAATCAGCTCCGCCGTCAGGAGAATTTCCTCGAAGGTGTCCGTGCTGTACTCATCGATAAGGATCGCAACGCATCGTTCGATCCATCAGATGCACGCGATGTTGATGTGGAGAAGTGGCGCCAACTTCTCTCTTAG
- the ppk2 gene encoding polyphosphate kinase 2, protein MSKSSLPKLDKKAYEEELKRLQAELVEMQQWVVETGARIVIVMEGRDAAGKGSAIKRITQYLNPRVCRIEALPAPNSREQGQWYFQRYIEKLPTAGEIVIFDRSWYNRAGVERVMGFCTTQEYRRFLHQAPIFERLLVEDGILLRKYWFSVSDEEQIRRFKSRQSDPLRQWKLSPMDLQSITRWEDYSRAKDEMFVHTDIPSAPWYTVESEDKKRSRINVISHLLNTIPWEYVEKQVPKIPDRPDSKFTYERPPRAQFRYVPDVAEKLEKQAVKEAQESSDDDSSKDKKAKKENKSGKSSKKNHKHKGHKNKK, encoded by the coding sequence ATGAGTAAGTCGTCGTTGCCGAAGTTGGATAAGAAAGCCTACGAGGAAGAGCTGAAGCGTCTTCAGGCTGAGCTCGTGGAAATGCAGCAGTGGGTTGTGGAGACCGGTGCACGCATCGTCATCGTGATGGAGGGGCGTGACGCGGCGGGCAAGGGTTCTGCGATTAAGCGGATCACCCAGTACCTCAACCCTCGCGTGTGCCGCATCGAGGCTTTGCCGGCTCCGAACTCCCGCGAGCAGGGCCAGTGGTATTTCCAGCGCTATATTGAGAAGCTTCCGACGGCCGGCGAGATCGTGATCTTTGACCGCTCGTGGTACAACCGCGCCGGGGTGGAGCGGGTGATGGGATTCTGCACCACGCAGGAGTACCGCCGATTCCTGCACCAGGCCCCGATTTTTGAGCGGCTTCTTGTGGAAGATGGCATTCTGCTGCGCAAGTACTGGTTCTCCGTGTCGGATGAGGAGCAGATTCGTCGCTTTAAGTCCCGTCAGTCCGATCCGCTGCGCCAGTGGAAGTTGTCTCCCATGGATCTGCAGTCGATCACTCGCTGGGAGGATTACTCTCGCGCCAAGGATGAGATGTTCGTTCACACGGATATCCCGTCTGCTCCTTGGTACACCGTGGAGTCCGAGGACAAGAAGCGTTCCCGCATTAACGTGATCTCTCACCTGCTGAACACCATTCCGTGGGAGTATGTGGAGAAGCAGGTTCCGAAGATTCCGGATCGTCCGGATTCGAAGTTCACCTACGAGCGCCCTCCGCGTGCACAGTTCCGTTACGTGCCTGATGTGGCCGAAAAGCTAGAGAAGCAGGCGGTTAAGGAGGCACAGGAATCCAGCGACGATGACTCGTCGAAGGATAAGAAGGCGAAGAAAGAAAACAAGTCCGGCAAGAGCTCCAAAAAGAATCACAAGCACAAGGGCCACAAGAACAAGAAGTAA
- a CDS encoding HNH endonuclease signature motif containing protein produces the protein MTISEAIRDLDEAAESIIEHDSHGWAELPASQRTALYRQLQEIQRKLALADAPFFRAHEKDMPLSSQRQISYLKRVFAMPHREAKARLESFHRLDHEPDNRDDNADQAPKPEYMPHVREAVRAGTLGYDAVATVDRAIRALPSSAQDRVTSECDDTIAEIAKSNGPDAMGQISTYLRDLVGADDPYTHEDRQRKRSFTLSPQAEDGMSSFRGLATPEFAAGLQRLFADHAKPGDLQGGAAEGDGPEASSAGDPLADERTPEQRRHDALEACLFAGFARKDSSAKDRASQPLRPRRGTTTIVATARLEDVLTQRGKAITDTGTHLDVEGLIARTDCTDFYVQLLDLRGATLYLGRSTRLASMEQYLALVGEELLSSAPGSSAMAAYCHIHHVDGWKHGGETNLDNLTFASPYHHGTVDDDRSNPNRWHTERPGPGSDDRVLWIPPEHVDPDRVPRSNKHPTSQLSGRARARTGGVGGSSG, from the coding sequence ATGACCATCAGCGAAGCGATCCGCGATCTTGACGAAGCAGCGGAGTCGATCATCGAACATGACTCACACGGGTGGGCTGAGCTCCCCGCATCGCAGCGGACCGCGCTGTACCGCCAGCTGCAGGAAATCCAACGCAAACTGGCCCTCGCTGACGCGCCATTCTTCCGCGCCCATGAAAAAGACATGCCGCTGAGCAGCCAACGCCAGATCAGCTACCTCAAAAGAGTCTTCGCCATGCCGCACCGGGAAGCTAAAGCCAGACTAGAGAGCTTCCACCGGCTCGATCACGAACCTGACAACCGCGACGATAATGCTGATCAGGCGCCCAAACCGGAATACATGCCCCACGTACGAGAGGCAGTGCGGGCCGGCACGCTCGGCTACGATGCCGTGGCCACCGTCGACCGAGCCATCCGAGCACTGCCGAGCAGTGCCCAAGACCGGGTAACCAGTGAATGCGACGACACCATCGCCGAGATCGCAAAGAGCAACGGCCCAGATGCGATGGGGCAGATCTCGACCTACCTCAGAGACCTCGTGGGCGCCGACGACCCCTACACACACGAAGATCGCCAACGAAAGCGATCCTTCACCCTATCCCCACAAGCCGAGGACGGCATGAGCTCATTCCGCGGACTCGCGACACCCGAGTTCGCCGCGGGACTGCAACGGCTTTTCGCAGATCACGCAAAGCCCGGCGATCTACAAGGAGGAGCAGCCGAGGGAGATGGGCCAGAGGCATCGAGCGCGGGCGATCCGCTCGCCGATGAAAGGACCCCGGAACAGCGTAGACACGACGCACTCGAGGCGTGCCTGTTCGCTGGGTTCGCACGGAAGGATTCATCTGCAAAGGACAGAGCTTCTCAGCCGCTGAGGCCACGACGGGGCACAACAACGATCGTGGCGACAGCCCGGCTGGAAGATGTGCTGACGCAACGAGGAAAGGCGATCACGGATACGGGAACGCACCTTGACGTAGAAGGTTTGATCGCGCGCACCGATTGCACGGACTTCTATGTTCAGCTTCTCGATCTGCGGGGAGCGACGCTTTACCTAGGACGCTCCACCCGCCTGGCGAGCATGGAGCAATACCTTGCTCTTGTGGGCGAAGAACTGTTGAGCTCGGCTCCAGGGTCTTCGGCTATGGCGGCCTACTGCCACATTCACCACGTAGACGGTTGGAAACACGGTGGGGAGACGAACCTCGACAATCTCACCTTCGCCAGCCCGTACCACCACGGCACAGTGGACGATGACCGAAGCAACCCCAACAGGTGGCACACCGAAAGACCCGGTCCAGGAAGTGACGACCGAGTGCTGTGGATCCCACCCGAACACGTTGATCCTGACCGGGTACCTCGGAGCAACAAGCATCCCACCAGTCAGTTATCGGGACGGGCGAGAGCGAGAACTGGTGGGGTTGGCGGATCGAGTGGTTGA
- a CDS encoding ABC transporter permease, with protein MSNWLTDIRAVTIRNLIRFRSTADVFVWAVLQPIMFVLLFSQVFGGAIKVPGVDYTNFLMAGIFAQTAVFGATFSGMFMIQDRKDGLLDRFKTLPMSNSAVLIARTIADLTINTVSLSAMVITGLIVGWRPEAGIGGFIGGMALLLAFSWAFSWVLIWVGMKIKSVEAFNSATFMVMFPLTFLSNAFVPSDSMPTVLRVFAEWNPVSALVHATRTLFGNNGAMPEPTVWPMQHSLVMSLVGIVMFVVIFAPLAARSFRRG; from the coding sequence GTGAGCAACTGGCTGACAGACATTCGAGCGGTCACGATCCGCAACCTCATCCGCTTCCGCTCCACCGCAGACGTCTTCGTATGGGCAGTGCTGCAGCCGATCATGTTCGTGCTGCTGTTCTCGCAAGTCTTCGGCGGTGCTATCAAGGTGCCCGGCGTGGACTACACAAACTTCCTTATGGCCGGCATCTTCGCGCAGACCGCAGTGTTCGGCGCCACGTTCTCCGGCATGTTTATGATCCAGGACCGCAAGGACGGACTGCTCGACCGCTTCAAGACCCTGCCCATGTCCAACTCCGCGGTGCTCATCGCTCGGACGATTGCCGACCTGACCATCAACACGGTATCGCTCTCCGCGATGGTCATAACCGGGCTCATCGTGGGCTGGCGCCCGGAAGCGGGCATTGGTGGTTTCATCGGCGGCATGGCACTGCTGCTGGCCTTCAGCTGGGCATTCTCGTGGGTGCTGATCTGGGTCGGCATGAAAATCAAGTCCGTGGAAGCCTTCAACTCCGCGACGTTCATGGTGATGTTCCCGCTGACCTTCCTCTCCAACGCCTTCGTGCCCTCGGACAGCATGCCTACCGTGCTGCGCGTCTTCGCGGAATGGAACCCCGTATCCGCGCTGGTGCACGCCACGCGAACCCTGTTCGGCAACAACGGCGCCATGCCGGAGCCCACGGTGTGGCCGATGCAGCACTCTTTGGTGATGTCGCTCGTCGGCATTGTGATGTTCGTGGTGATCTTCGCACCGCTGGCTGCCAGGAGCTTCCGGCGGGGATAG
- a CDS encoding TetR/AcrR family transcriptional regulator, protein MTTNRTTAGLRDRKKAETRANIARAAVELFVYHGPEHTTIANIAEQAAISTRTFHNLEAALLHHLEEMVVNLARTVDNTPDGQTVIDATKNLAYELYFHPNEPLNSIETLRRVVEHLAHCAADTSATGCTIGSDKDPVTFMAPLVDALRNYADRNDQQLSMFHASLLLNNAIWICANISETASRSDYAEGRSDREMLDEAFALTTAGFGAAGFGAAKTEAE, encoded by the coding sequence ATGACAACGAACAGGACCACAGCGGGGCTACGCGACCGGAAGAAGGCCGAAACCCGAGCCAACATCGCACGCGCCGCGGTGGAACTGTTCGTCTACCACGGACCCGAACACACCACCATCGCCAACATCGCCGAACAAGCGGCAATCAGCACCCGCACCTTCCACAACCTCGAAGCTGCGCTACTACACCACCTCGAAGAAATGGTGGTCAACCTCGCGCGGACGGTGGACAATACCCCAGATGGACAGACCGTCATCGACGCAACGAAAAACCTCGCCTACGAGCTGTACTTCCACCCCAACGAACCGCTCAACAGCATCGAGACGCTGCGCCGCGTGGTTGAACACCTCGCCCACTGCGCTGCAGACACATCCGCGACCGGCTGCACCATCGGCAGCGACAAAGACCCCGTCACATTTATGGCGCCGCTCGTCGACGCCCTGCGCAATTACGCTGACCGAAACGATCAACAGCTCAGCATGTTCCACGCCAGCTTGCTGCTCAACAACGCAATCTGGATCTGCGCGAATATCAGCGAAACGGCCTCCCGCTCGGACTACGCCGAAGGGCGCAGCGACCGAGAGATGCTCGACGAAGCGTTTGCACTCACCACGGCGGGATTCGGCGCGGCGGGATTCGGCGCGGCGAAAACTGAAGCAGAATAG
- a CDS encoding MMPL family transporter, with amino-acid sequence MAQFLYRVGHAAYLHKWRFLAVWLLIIAGVGTAAATLSQPTTTSFSIPGLESIQTQEKIQEEFPNSDNGNPLEAPTGKLVIQAPEGQTLASGPAAASTEELLKSLQGLDFLTKKDTLVSPVIAAQGLEQQLTKAKAAQGVPEPQIKQDIAALSPLSKDGRTGIVDITFNADSPMDITSDQVSTFENTVREHSGDLKVGWSGNAFQTKSIGGISEIVGLAVAALVLIVTFGSFVAAGLPLLTAVCGVGTGIGLVYAATALTDNINDLTPTLASMIGLAVGIDYALFILSRFRSELIAHVGGEDLPPKELAEKIKKISVTDRAHLAGLAVGKAGSAVVFAGLTVLIALAALSIINIPFLTAMALAAAGTVAIAVIVALTLLPAIVGLFGTKVFSGRAPIVKAPDPENSTPTIGLKWVRIIRKHPALWLGATVIVLALLAIPASNLRLAMPNDGTMAKGTPNRTAYEMIDEGFGPGRNAPMVALLDYGNLQAQQKAEATAATLKTISTTPGVTNAQVIATNSTDPANPADLGTAAQILITPEYGATDPHASEVLSDLRDRKAEFTDTTGADYAITGTTPVYEDISQRLSDALIPYIAIVLGLAFILLMIVFRSLWVPLVAALGFALSVAATFGVTVALWQEGFAGIVNDPQPIISFLPIMLIGLVFGLAMDYQVFLVTRMREGWAHGKTAGNATANGFKHGARVVTAAALIMISVFSAFMLMDEQFIKVMGFALAIAVFFDAFVVRMTFIPAAMFLLGEHAWKIPSWLNKILPKVDVEGEQLNHLDGKDAEAEKADSTH; translated from the coding sequence ATGGCACAATTCCTGTATCGCGTAGGCCACGCCGCGTACCTCCACAAATGGCGCTTCCTCGCCGTCTGGCTCCTCATCATCGCCGGAGTCGGCACCGCCGCCGCAACACTGTCCCAACCCACCACCACCTCCTTCAGCATCCCCGGCCTGGAATCCATCCAGACCCAGGAGAAAATTCAGGAGGAATTCCCCAACTCCGATAACGGCAACCCGCTCGAGGCCCCCACGGGCAAGCTCGTCATCCAAGCACCCGAAGGACAAACCCTCGCCTCCGGGCCAGCCGCTGCCAGCACTGAAGAACTACTGAAGTCGCTGCAGGGCCTCGACTTCCTCACCAAGAAGGACACGCTGGTCTCCCCTGTGATCGCAGCTCAGGGGCTAGAGCAACAACTGACCAAGGCCAAGGCCGCGCAAGGCGTGCCCGAGCCACAAATTAAGCAGGATATCGCCGCGCTCAGCCCGCTGAGCAAGGACGGCCGCACCGGCATCGTCGACATCACCTTCAATGCCGACAGCCCCATGGACATCACCTCAGACCAAGTCTCCACGTTCGAAAACACTGTGCGTGAACACTCCGGAGACCTCAAGGTCGGCTGGTCCGGCAATGCCTTCCAAACGAAGTCCATTGGCGGCATCTCTGAGATCGTGGGCCTTGCCGTGGCCGCGCTCGTGCTCATTGTCACCTTCGGCAGCTTCGTGGCCGCCGGCCTTCCGCTACTCACCGCGGTGTGTGGTGTGGGCACCGGCATCGGGCTGGTCTACGCGGCCACCGCGCTGACCGACAACATCAACGACCTCACCCCCACCCTGGCCTCCATGATCGGCCTAGCCGTGGGCATCGACTACGCCCTGTTCATCCTCTCCCGCTTCCGCTCGGAGCTCATCGCCCACGTTGGCGGCGAAGACCTGCCTCCGAAGGAACTCGCGGAAAAGATCAAGAAAATCTCCGTCACCGACCGAGCCCACCTTGCCGGGCTCGCCGTGGGCAAGGCAGGCTCCGCCGTGGTATTCGCCGGCCTGACCGTGCTCATTGCCCTGGCTGCTCTGTCGATCATCAACATTCCGTTCCTCACCGCCATGGCATTGGCCGCTGCAGGCACCGTGGCCATTGCAGTCATCGTGGCCCTGACCCTGCTGCCCGCCATCGTGGGCCTCTTCGGCACCAAGGTCTTCTCCGGCCGCGCACCCATTGTGAAGGCACCGGATCCGGAAAATTCCACCCCCACCATAGGCCTGAAGTGGGTGCGCATCATCCGCAAGCACCCCGCCCTGTGGCTCGGTGCTACTGTCATCGTGCTCGCGCTGCTGGCCATCCCCGCTTCCAACCTGCGCCTCGCCATGCCGAACGACGGCACGATGGCCAAGGGCACGCCCAACCGCACAGCCTACGAAATGATCGACGAAGGCTTCGGCCCCGGCCGTAACGCGCCGATGGTGGCACTCCTCGACTACGGCAACCTGCAGGCTCAACAGAAGGCTGAAGCCACCGCTGCGACCCTCAAGACCATCAGCACCACCCCAGGGGTCACCAACGCTCAGGTCATCGCAACCAACAGCACCGACCCAGCAAACCCCGCAGACCTCGGAACCGCCGCCCAAATCCTCATCACCCCGGAGTACGGTGCCACCGACCCGCACGCCTCTGAGGTGCTCAGCGACCTCCGCGACCGCAAGGCAGAATTCACCGACACCACCGGTGCGGATTACGCCATCACAGGCACCACGCCCGTTTACGAGGACATTTCTCAGCGCCTGTCCGACGCCCTGATCCCGTACATCGCGATCGTGCTTGGACTCGCATTCATCCTCCTGATGATCGTGTTCCGCTCACTATGGGTACCGCTCGTTGCCGCCCTGGGATTCGCCCTCTCGGTGGCTGCAACATTCGGTGTCACCGTGGCACTGTGGCAAGAAGGATTCGCCGGCATCGTCAACGACCCGCAACCAATCATCAGCTTCCTACCCATCATGCTGATCGGCCTCGTCTTCGGCCTGGCCATGGACTACCAAGTCTTCCTCGTCACCCGCATGCGAGAAGGCTGGGCCCACGGCAAGACCGCAGGCAACGCCACGGCGAACGGATTCAAGCACGGCGCTCGCGTGGTGACCGCAGCAGCGCTCATCATGATCTCCGTGTTCTCCGCATTCATGCTCATGGACGAACAGTTCATCAAGGTCATGGGCTTCGCGCTGGCAATCGCCGTGTTCTTCGACGCCTTCGTTGTCCGCATGACCTTCATCCCGGCAGCCATGTTCCTGCTCGGTGAGCACGCCTGGAAGATCCCCTCCTGGCTCAACAAGATCCTGCCCAAGGTCGATGTGGAGGGTGAGCAACTCAACCATCTGGACGGCAAGGATGCCGAAGCTGAGAAGGCAGACAGCACGCACTAG
- a CDS encoding peptide chain release factor 3, with protein sequence MSTTASEAARRRTFAVIAHPDAGKSTLTEALALHAHMIKEAGAVHGKAGRKSTVSDWMEMEKDRGISIASSALQFEYAPEGHEGEPYMINLVDTPGHADFSEDTYRVLSAVDAAVMLIDGAKGLEPQTLKLFRVCKARGLPIITVVNKWDRPGRTPLELVDEIVTEIQLQPTPLFWPVGEAGDFRGLARINDDGEAEEYIHFLRTAGGSTIAPEEHYNPEEAAAQEGDVWDTAAEEVELLAADGALHDEELFLECTTSPLIFASAMLNFGVHQILDTLCALAPAPAGRDSDPKVLEAAAGGNSGAIDARREPEDDFSGVIFKVQAGMDRNHRDSLAFMRVVSGVFERGMQATHAQSGRTFSTKYALTVFGRTRSTVEAAYPGDIVGLVNAGSLAPGDTIYAGKKVQFPPMPQFAPEHFRTLRAKSLGKYKQFRKALEQLDSEGVVQILRNDARGDANPVMAAVGPMQFEVMQARMDVEYNVETVADPVPYSVARRTDAESAPVLAKQRGVEIFTRTDGELIALFGDKWKLAFVEKEHPELTMEPLVAD encoded by the coding sequence ATGAGTACAACCGCATCCGAGGCAGCACGCCGCCGCACCTTCGCCGTCATCGCACACCCGGATGCCGGTAAATCCACCCTCACCGAGGCCTTGGCGCTCCACGCGCACATGATCAAAGAAGCCGGTGCCGTCCACGGGAAGGCGGGCCGCAAATCAACCGTCTCCGACTGGATGGAGATGGAAAAAGATCGCGGTATCTCCATCGCGTCATCGGCCCTACAGTTCGAGTACGCCCCTGAAGGCCACGAGGGCGAGCCCTACATGATCAACCTGGTGGACACCCCTGGCCACGCCGACTTCTCTGAGGACACCTACCGCGTGCTCTCGGCCGTCGACGCCGCCGTGATGCTCATCGACGGTGCCAAGGGCCTCGAGCCGCAGACGCTGAAGCTCTTCCGCGTGTGCAAGGCCCGCGGCCTGCCCATCATCACGGTGGTGAACAAGTGGGACCGCCCGGGACGCACACCCCTGGAGCTCGTCGACGAAATCGTCACCGAGATCCAACTCCAGCCCACTCCCCTGTTCTGGCCGGTAGGCGAAGCAGGAGACTTCCGCGGCCTCGCGCGAATCAACGATGACGGTGAAGCTGAGGAATACATTCACTTCCTGCGCACTGCTGGTGGCTCCACGATCGCCCCCGAGGAGCACTACAACCCGGAGGAAGCGGCAGCTCAGGAAGGCGACGTGTGGGACACCGCCGCCGAGGAAGTCGAGCTGCTCGCCGCAGACGGCGCGCTCCACGACGAGGAGCTGTTCCTGGAGTGCACCACTTCTCCGCTCATCTTCGCCTCCGCGATGCTGAACTTTGGCGTGCACCAGATCCTCGACACGCTGTGCGCCCTCGCACCAGCGCCGGCGGGACGAGACAGCGACCCGAAAGTGCTCGAGGCAGCAGCAGGCGGCAACAGCGGCGCCATCGATGCCCGGCGCGAGCCGGAAGATGACTTCTCCGGAGTCATCTTCAAAGTCCAGGCCGGCATGGACCGCAACCACCGCGATTCGCTGGCCTTCATGCGCGTCGTCTCGGGAGTCTTCGAACGCGGCATGCAGGCCACCCACGCGCAGTCTGGGCGAACCTTCTCCACGAAATACGCCCTCACCGTGTTCGGACGCACCCGCTCGACTGTGGAGGCCGCCTACCCAGGCGACATCGTGGGCCTCGTCAACGCCGGCTCTCTAGCCCCCGGCGACACCATCTACGCGGGCAAGAAAGTACAGTTCCCGCCGATGCCGCAATTCGCTCCCGAGCACTTCCGCACCCTGCGGGCCAAGTCCCTGGGCAAGTACAAGCAGTTCCGCAAGGCCCTGGAACAGCTGGACTCCGAGGGTGTTGTCCAGATTCTGCGCAACGATGCCCGCGGCGACGCCAACCCCGTCATGGCCGCCGTCGGCCCCATGCAGTTCGAAGTGATGCAGGCCCGCATGGACGTGGAATACAACGTGGAAACCGTCGCCGACCCTGTGCCCTACTCGGTGGCACGCCGCACGGATGCCGAGTCCGCCCCAGTGCTGGCCAAGCAGCGTGGCGTCGAAATATTTACCCGAACCGACGGCGAACTGATCGCCTTGTTTGGCGACAAGTGGAAACTGGCGTTCGTGGAGAAGGAGCACCCAGAGCTGACGATGGAACCGCTCGTGGCTGACTAG
- a CDS encoding nicotinamide mononucleotide transporter family protein — translation MSHVDSDNLFTTLLNATLYVGGYPILWREIVGNLFGLASAVGGMKRVVWAWPVGIIGNILLFTVFMGGLFHTPQDLNLYGQAGRQVMFLIVSLYGWYQWRQARQQGLHEPEHTDPARSIVSEPAADTAAVQPRWATAKQRIGMVLFAIAGTLVFALIFDALGSWGPWADAWIFTGSILATYGMARGWTEFWLIWLGVDVVGVPLLVMAGYYPSATLYVVYGAFVLWGFVVWLRVQRKEAAA, via the coding sequence ATGTCACACGTGGATAGCGACAATCTCTTTACAACCCTGCTCAATGCGACGCTCTACGTGGGTGGGTACCCGATCCTATGGCGAGAGATTGTCGGCAACCTCTTTGGGCTAGCATCAGCCGTGGGAGGCATGAAACGGGTTGTCTGGGCGTGGCCCGTGGGCATCATCGGCAATATTTTGCTTTTCACCGTGTTCATGGGCGGGCTATTCCACACACCTCAAGATTTGAACCTCTACGGCCAAGCAGGCCGACAGGTGATGTTCCTCATTGTGTCCTTGTACGGCTGGTATCAGTGGAGACAGGCGCGCCAGCAAGGCCTTCACGAACCGGAGCATACCGACCCCGCACGATCGATCGTCAGTGAGCCAGCTGCGGACACAGCTGCGGTGCAACCACGGTGGGCCACGGCCAAGCAGCGCATCGGGATGGTGCTGTTCGCAATTGCCGGCACCCTGGTGTTCGCGCTGATCTTCGACGCGCTGGGATCCTGGGGCCCGTGGGCCGACGCGTGGATCTTCACCGGCTCCATCCTGGCCACATACGGAATGGCCCGAGGATGGACGGAATTCTGGCTGATCTGGCTCGGAGTAGACGTGGTGGGCGTTCCGCTGCTGGTCATGGCCGGGTACTACCCCTCAGCAACCCTTTACGTGGTGTACGGGGCATTCGTGCTGTGGGGGTTTGTGGTGTGGCTGCGCGTGCAACGGAAGGAAGCTGCAGCCTAA